The Dokdonia sp. 4H-3-7-5 genomic interval CCTCTTATTAGGTCTGCTAGAAATGAAAAACCACCTGGATTAAAGTCTTCCTTATCTATCGATTGATATCCTATCCCGGATCTATCTTTTTGGGCAAGTCTCTTTTCCTTATCAGTTAGGTTTTTATCTTTCTTTTGTTTTGCCTCACCAGTAAGAGCTACTTCATTTAATATCTCATACTGAGATTCTAGTTCCACTTTTAAGAACGAGTTATCTAAAATAATGGTTTCCTTTGCCTTAGTGTCTTTATACTCAAAACTTAAAATAGCACCCTCTTGAGTAGTGATTACAAACTCACCATTACTATCTGTTATCACCTCATTAAGAGATCCCTTTTGAATAACATAGCATCCATAAACAGGTTTGTTATTTAATAAAACTTTTCCTCTAACTTCAATTTTTTTATCAACACCTATCACCTTGTCAGAAAGTTTTTTCTCAAAACTATTTATTGAGTTAGAATAGTCTAATTGAGAAAGGTTTCCTTCATAATCATTCCCTTTTACTAAGGCGCTATTTGCTTCTTTATTTACTATTGTATTGATTATGATTGCTCCATTGCTGGCTGCAGATCCATATTTAAAGTATGCCATATCACCTGGCATTACATATATGCTAGAAATAGAGCTAGCGTCGAGATATAGTGGCAATGATGTAAAAGGAATATCATCTACAATAAAATATCCTATTGGATTAACATTAGTTATAAATTGAGCAAATCGACCAGTTCCTTTTACCGTTAATCCCGGAACAATTTTTAAAACATCTGCTACATACTTTGCTCCTGAAGGAAAATCCTCTTTTGACAATATACCATAAGCTTCTTCAACAGAAGATTGCTTATTCTTATTTACAGCACCACTACCCGTTAATACCACCTCATTGAGAACATCAAATGATTTAGTTAACCTTATCGAGAGATCTCTTATATTGTCCTCAACAACTACTTGTTTTGAGTCCATACCTAGGAATTCAAAATTTAATACATCCCCTTGTTTAGCAGAGATTTTAAAACGCCCACTACGATCTGTTCTAACCTCCTTAAAAGTATTATTAATACTTACTAAAACTCCCGAAAGTGGTTGTTCATCAAAGTACACGGTTCCTGATATCGTATTATTATCATTTTCCGAAATCTCAATAGTCTCAATAAATACACCGTCAGATGTATTCAGTAAACTTTTGGCTTCTTTTATTTTTCTATTGTACAATGGTATATACTTGCCCTCATTATATTGAGCCCATTCATTGAGAACTATGTGATTAGCACTCTGAGTACTGCTTACAACTATAAAATCTCCGGATGTATATATAGGATCAAAACTACCCAAATTAACCAGCCCATCAGAAAATAAAAAGGTCACATCAGAATTTTGAGGTGTTTCTGCCAATTCACTAACATCTGTATTACCAAAATATGATTGATTCGCTAAAAACCGATATACGTCTTCCTGTGATGACCCGTAATTAAAAGATTTTTTATCATTTATTGTATTACTAAAAATAATTACATCAACCTCTGCAGGGTTGACATCACCTAAGTACGCTTTTAAGAGTTTTATTTCCTTATCTAAGGATCGATCCATCATTGACCTAGATACATCCCAAAGAATAGATACACGATTCACCTTGGTGTTAGTAATCTCAGAATTATTTTGAAGTGATGGCTTTGCTAGTATAGATAAATCTACACCATTTGAAACTTGTTTGACCCAACCATCTTGACTGACCGACCTTAAAAAAGATCGTTTTGAATTAAGACTTTGGGAGATTGCAAGACCTAACTCTTCACCATAAACTTCTAAGAGCTCTATGCTTAGCACAATGTCCTGACTTACAACAATATTAGCTGGTATCAAATCTATAGTTTCAATACCACTCCTGGAAGAAATAGTATGGTAGATAGGCTTAGACAGAAATTGCTCTCTTGGGAATCCTTTATCGTAATTATAAATATTCACACGTATTTTTATACTGTCGGAAATATTTTCAACAACATTGAAGCTAACCTTTGATAATTTATGCCTTCCTTTTGGAATCTTAATGAAACTAGCTATTTCACCTCCTAATCCCTCTTTATCTTTCCAGTAGGCCAATAATTCATTAGTCCGTTGTTTAGATCCAAAGCGCTCTGCTTTTCCCCATTTTGAAGTCAGCATCACTTCATCTAAACCATAGACATCTTTAACGAGTTCAATAGTGTTATCTTTTTGAAATTTACTGACCAATTCTTCAAAAGAATAGCTCTGTGTTTTATAACCTACAACTGAAAATTGGATGACATCGCTATCTATAATTTTACTTTCATCAAATTGCAAGGACATGAAACCATCTTTATTAGTTACGGTTCCTATTGCTTTATCCACAAAACCCGCATTTACATATGGAATACCTAAACGAGTATCGCTGTCAATAATATTAGCCTCTATAGTTATTACATACTGAGCACTACATAGAGAACTAAAAAAAAGGATGATTAGAAAAGTAAATTGTTTCATAAAAGTGATTTTTGATTGATTGAGATATTTTAACAAAAAGGATGCCAAAACCGCAATAAATTTACATTTAATTGCTCATTATCTTTGCTTTACATATAATTGGCATGATATAATTGATCTTAGCAGACACCCACATATCAAACATATAATCTCAAAAAATAATTAGTTTACACCAAGTGAACTTTCCTATTCACATAATTATTCAAAATACAATTTAACCAACACTGCCAGCGGTATACCACTCACAAAGAATATTTATACTTTTTAAATTATGTATATTTTGTACGCTTTCGCGAAAGCGTAATCCACTTACTTAAACTTTAGATTGAGTTGATTTTAATATCTTTAAGAATCAAAAACAATCAATCCTTATGAAACGTCGTTCCTTTCTTCAAAAAAGTGCTGCAGCTAGTGCAGCTTTTACTATCGTTCCTAGCTTTGTGCTAGGCGGAAATCATGTGCCTCCCTCAGATACTTTATATATAGGAGCAATAGGTGTAGGTGGTCGTGGCGGCGGCGTGGTGAATGATCTTACAAACTATGGTAAAGTGAAGTTTGTGGCAATGTGCGACGTAGATGATAAGATGGGTGCCGCGAGCTATGCCATGCACCCAAAAGCCAAAACGTATAGAGACTTTAGAAAGTTATACGATAATCATATAAAGGAAATAGATGCGATAATGGTAGGAACACCAGATCATACGCATGCTACCATCGCATTACCTTTTATGCGTGAGAATAAACATGCATATGTAGAGAAGCCTCTTACACATAATATTTACGAAGCTCGTTTAATGGCAACCGTGGCACGACAGCAAGGAATTGTAACCCAGATGGGAAACCAAGGAGCTTCTGGTGATGGGATTAGAGTAGCCCAGGAGTGGATTAACTCCGGAGTTATAGGTACAGTTTCTCGTGTAGATTGCTGGACTAATCGACCGGTGTGGCCACAAGGATTTAAACACATAACAGAAGGGCATCCAGTACCAAAAAATCTAGATTGGGATTTGTGGTTAGGGCCTGCTTCATACCGTGCTTATAATGAGAATTACCTGCCATTTAAGTGGAGAGGTTTTTGGGATTTTGGTACAGGAGCCATGGGAGATATGGGTTGTCACATTATGGAAACGCCATTCAAAGCCTTAAATCTAGGCTTCCCTTATGAAGCCGAAGCTAGTTGTACGAGCATCTGGTCTGGAGATTTTGTGGAGGCAGATTACAGAGAGGCTTGCCCACCAAGTTCTATTGTAAGATTAAAGTTTGACTCACCTACTCAGGGTGACGTGGGGTTAAACTGGTATGATGGTGGAATTATGCCAGATTTACCTAGCGAATTAGGAGAAGGAGAGAAGCCAGGTGATGGCGGTGGTGGTAGCATTTTTTACGGTAGCGATGGGATTATGGTTACAGACACCTATAGTGCAAACCCGCGTTTGCTTCCTAGCGAGCGTATGAAAGATATGACCGCAGTGTCGCAAACAATCAAAAGAGTGACCACTGGTCATGCTGGAGAGTGGATTGAGGCGTGTATTAATGGTGGCGCTACATCATCACCATTTTCTTATGGAGGACCTCTTACAGAGGCTGTACTTATGGGCAATCTCGCTATTAAAGCTTTCCAATACAAAGAATTGAAAGAAGGTAAAAAATCAGGAGACTGGGATCCATATAACTACCCTGGTCGTCGTACGATTAAGTGGGACGGAGATAATATGCGTGTAACTAATTATGAGGAAGCAAATGCATGGGTGAAGCGTGACTACCGTAAGGGATGGGAGTTGTAATTATTTTATTTAAAAGCACAAAAAAATCCGCAATCATACGATTGCGGATTTTTTTATAAGTCCATTCCGTTATTAAAATTCAGCCTTTCTCTTCTCGAGAAATGCCGTTGTTCCTTCTATAAACTGGTCAGTTCCAAAACAACCGCCAAATTCTTCAATTTCTGTATCATATCCATCTACACCGTCTTCAAATCCTGCATTTACTGCATTAATTGCCGCTGCGATTGCCATAGGTGAGTTACGCATGATTTTACCTCCTAGTTTTTCTGCGAGTGGCAACAATTCTTCTTGTGCTACGATATGGTTGATAAGACCGTACTCTAATGCTGTGTTTGCATCTATCATTCCTGCAGTCATAATCATCTCCATGGCACGTCCTTTACCTACTAGTTGTGGTAAACGTTGTGTACCACCATATCCTGGGATTACTCCTAAACTTACTTCTGGAAGCCCCATGCGTGCATTATCACTTGCAATTCTAAAATGTGCCGCCATCGCAAGTTCTAGTCCGCCACCTAGAGCAAAACCATTAATTGCAGCGATAACTGGAGTTCCCATATCTGCTACATAATCAAATAGAATTTCTTGGCCTTTACGAGCAAGTTCTGCTCCTTCAGATTCTGAGAAATTTGCAAACTCGGAGATATCTGCACCTGCTACAAAAGCTTTTTCGCCAGAACCAGTTATGATTGTAACGCGTACGGTTGCATCTTCTTCCGCTTTCGCGAAAGCGTTATGAAGTTCTTCAATAGTCTCTTTGTTTAAAGCATTGAGCTTAGAAGGACGATTGATTGTAATTGTAGTAATACCGTTTTCTGTAGTTGAAAGAATATTATTGTACATAGTACTATGTTGGTTTTTAATATTGGTTCTTATATAGCCGTAATAGCCACGATTTAAAACTTCTTATTTTGGGAAAACAACCTTAAACACAGTTCCTTTTCCTTCTTGAGAAGTAAAGGTAATACTTCCATTATAGGTCTCCATAATATTTTTTACCATTGCGAGCCCTAGCCCCATTCCGCTAGATTTGGTTGTGAATTTAGGCTCAAAGATTTTTACTTCATTCTCTGCCGAAATTCCTATTCCGTTATCTGTTACAGTAATCTCAACCTCTTTTTCTAGTTCTTGTACAGCTACAATAATATTAGGATGCTCTGTAGTCTTAGTTGCTTGTACTGCATTTTTAACCAGGTTTGTAACCACGCGAATCAGTTGCGTCCTGTCAAAATTTGCATATAACTCTTCCTTTTCACTAGAAAAATAGATGTAACGTTCATTAAATATATCTACAGAAAGCTTTACTATGTTAGGTACATTGAGAATCTCACTTTGCTGTGCAGGCATATCTGCAAAGTTTGAAAATGCACTCGCGATACTACTCATGGTATCAATTTGCTGAATAAGAGTCTTACTATATTCCTTTATTTTATCGTGTACTTCTGGATCTTCTGGGTCAAAACGGCGTTCAAAACTCTGTACAGAGAGTCGCATAGGCGTAAGTGGATTTTTAATCTCATGTGCTACCTGCTTTGCCATCTCTCTCCAGGCCGCCTCACGCTCATTCTGGGCAAGCTGCACGGCACTTCCTTCTAGCTCGTCAATCATACGATTATAAGCATTCACCAATGTAGTGAGCTCAGATGGTAGCGCAATAGTGTCTATCTTCTCGTTGCGTTTGTCTAGTTGAGTAGCTTTAATATTATCTTCTACCGTTTTTAAAGTTTTAGTAATATACTTAGCTAAGAAATAAGCTAGCAAAATAGCCGTAAACACCATCAATATGTTAACAATAACAAGACGCCATAAAATCTCTCGAAGCTCTTTATTAATAAAGGCTTCACTATCTTCATACTGTATCTCAAGTATGGCAAGTGGCTTATATTTTGGGTCGTTTATATATGAGTAAGAAAGCTGCTGTGATACTTCTCCATCTAGCTGATTTACATATCTCTTTTCTTCAGATTCTTCTAAGTTTTGAAGTGTCTCAAGACACAATTTCTTTTGCTGCGGACTATCAAATAATTGATCTGTAGATGATATTAAAGGTTCTCCTTCTAGATCGTACATGGTGATATTCTCTCCTTGAATACTCGCAATTTCATATATTTTTTCTTTAAAAATATATGGGATTTTTTCGGTTTTGAGTTCGTAGCTGGTATTATCTAAGACGAAATCTATCGTCTTTCTTATGGAAGACTCTTTACGCTCTAATCGCTCCTCATTATAATCTCTTATTTGCTCTTTATATTGAAAATAAGTAACTCCTGCTATCATTAAAAAGGCAATCAATACCAGCGTGAGCATCGAGGTAAAGATTTTTGTTCCTAGTGAGGTACGATTAAAAGTGAGCATTAAGCATTTGGGTTTTTGTCTTGTATTTTCTTATACAATTTAATGCCTAACATCAACAATACTGCCAAACCTACTAGGCCTAGCATTCCAAAAATCCAATTGGTTGTGCTTTTTGTAACTGCAAGGAAAACCACTGCAAATAAGATAAGCGTTGCGCCTTCATTCCACAGTCTCATCTGGCCGGATGAGTATTTAAAAACTCCCTCTTGTAAACTTCTATGGATACGCCAACTTTTCCAATGATATAAAAATAGGAGTACTATGAATGCGAGTTTAATATGCATCCACGGAGCGCTAAAAAGACCGGGGTTTATATAAAACATCAAGCTCCCAAAAATCACAGTGAGCACCATAGAAGGGCCCGTAATTATCTTCCAAAGGCGGTGCGCCATTAAGCCAAGTTGCTTGCCTAGTATTTCTTTATCTGGTGACGGTTTTTCACTAGCTTCTATCTGATATACAAAAAGACGCGGCATGTAAAAAAGTCCCGCAAACCAGGTGACTACAAAGATGATGTGTAGGGATTTGAAATAAGGGTAGTATTCTGCCATAATGGTAAAGATACGAAGCAAAATAAAACAATAAAGGCGCAGAATTTCTTCTGCGCCTTTCAAATAATAAAATTACTTTACCTACTCCTTTGCATCCTCCACAAAAAGGTAATCTAACTTCAAGCTATTAAACTCGTCATTAAACTTAGTTACCTCTGCATCTAGCATTGTGTCAAATGCATCAAGCTGTGTATTGATTGCTGCCGTAAGTTCATTTTTCACAGCAATATCTTGATCTGTAGGTCCAAAATCTCCCATACCCACAAGACTGTTTAAATGCCCTAGCTTATTTGTTAACTTAATAGGGAAGTTGAGTGGATCTTGTCCTGAGCGATTCTTTGTTTGATATAATTCTTTCTCAATTTTACCAAACTCTTCCTGCATTGTTTTTGCTTTCTCACGCAAATCTGCAGTACGTTCATCGTCTTTGTATTGTGTGGTAAACGACTTGAGCTGATTATTAATTTTCTTAATCTTTTTGATGCTTTGGTGCGCTCTGTCTACAGATTTATTTACATCAGAAATAAAGTCGTGTTGCTTTTGCATATCTGCCACTGTAGCTTCTGCATTAGGATTTGCAACTATTTCAAAAGTTTCTGTTTGCACCTCTCCATTTACATTAAGTGACACCTTATAATTCCCAGGAACTGCTTTAGGTCCATCGAGACTTGCCCACCATAGTATCATTTTATCAAGCTTTTCGGCGCCGTCTGTACGGGTGTTCCAAGCAAACATATTCCCACCTTTCTTAGCTTTCAGCTTTTCACCTTTTTTCTTAGCTCCTGTGCTAAACGACTTGAGCGTATCGCCCGCCATCGTCATATAAGATAACGTTACAGTATCTTTCTTAGCATCAAAATCTTTCAAGTTGAAGTAAGTCATTACACCACCTGGATGATTAGTTCCAGCTGTAAGGCTTGATTTTCCGCCGTTTCCGCCCATTCTGTAGGTTGGTTTTGGCTTAAATAATTTGTTTGTTCCAGCTTTCGCGAAAGCGGACTGATGCAACATCCCAAGGTCATCTATAATCCAAAGGCTACGCCCCTGCGTTGCTACAATGAGGTTATCATCCTTAATAGTAAGGTCTGTAATAGGAACGATAGGTAAGTTAAGTTGGAACGATTTCCAGTTTTTACCATCGTCAAAACTGATGTACATACCCGTTTCTGTACCGGCGTATAATAACCCTTTTTGCTTAGGATCCTCACGCACTACACGCGTAAAATGCTCTGCAGGAATACCATTTGTGATTTTTTTCCACGACTTTCCGTAATCTGTAGTTTTATATAAATAAGGGGCAAAATCACCTAGTTTATAACGTGTTCCTGCCACGTAAGCTGTTCCTTCTTCAAAGGCAGATGGCTCTACGCTGTTTATCATCATATTTTCTGGCATCCCTTTAGGCGTTACGTTTTCCCAAGATTGCCCTCCATTACGAGTTACATGTACGAGACCATCGTCACTACCTACATATAACAGTCCTTCCTTCATAGGAGACTCTGCTGCTGCAAATATGGTACAGTAGTACTCCACAGAGGTATTATCTTGTGTGATAGGTCCTCCAGAAGATTTCATTTTTTCTGGATCGTTAGTCGTAAGATCACCACTTATTACTTCCCAGCTTTGACCTTCATTTTCACTCACGTGCACACTCTGTGAGAATGTGTACAATCTCTTAGGATTGTGCTTTGAGAAAATAATAGGGAAATTCCACTGGAAGCGGTATTTCATATCCTCCACACCGTGACCCATTGGGTTATCTGGCCATACAGATACGCTACGTACCGTGTTTTTCTCGTGGTTTACACGCGTTAAGAATCCGTCGTAACTTCCTCCATACACAATCTCATTATTTTCTGGATCTACAGCTATATGTGCAGACTCACCACCAGCGGTACTCTCCCAGTCATTTTCTGTAATGCTACCACCTTCTGTACGGTGCGGAATGCGTATCGTGCTGTTATCTTGCTGCGCTACATAAATTCTGTACGGAAATGCATTATCTGTAGTCACACGGTAAAACTGAGCTGTAGGCTGATTCATATATGTACTCCAAGAGCGACCACCATCATAAGACACTTGTGCGCCACCGTCATCACCTATAATCATACGGTTAGGATCTTCTGGAGCTATCCATAAATCATGGTGATCTCCGTGTGGTGCGTTATGCGTACTAAAAGTTTTACCTCCATCTGTAGATTTGTGGTAACGCACATTTAAAACATACACTGTATTTTCATCCTTAGTATCTGCATATAGACGTGTGTAATACCAAGCACGCTGGCGCAATTTGCGCTCATCGTTTATTTTTTTCCAAGTTGTTCCTGCATCTGTAGATGTGTATAAACCACCTTCTTCTTGGTTTTCTACCATTGCATACAGTCGGTTACTATTTGCTGGAGAAACTGTGATTCCCATAATCCCTAGTATACCTTCGGCAAAACCATCGTTTGTAGAAATCTCTTTCCAAGTCTCACCGCTGTCTGTACTTTTCCACACAGCAGATCCTTCTCCCCCAGAACTTAAACTATAAGGTGTTCTGCGGGCATTCCAAGTTGTTGCATATAACACACGTGGGTTGTTTGGATCAATAATTAAATCTACAACTCCACTATCTGCATTTGAAAATAAGGTTCTTTTCCAAGTCTTCCCTCCGTCTGTACTTTTGTAAACACCGCGCTCTTGCGTAGGTTTATAGATATTACCTAAAACACCAGCATATACAATATCAGAATTTGTAGGATGCACGCGTATTCTCGGTACGTGACGGCTTTCTTTAAGACCCGACTGTATCCATGTTTTTCCTGCATCTTCAGACTTCCAGATTCCGTATCCCGAAGATACGTTCCCTCTTAGTGTTTTCTCACCACCACCTACGTAGATAACGTTTGGGTCGCTTTTTGAAACCTCAACAGCCCCTATACTTCCTCCAAAAAATCCATCAGAAATATTTTCCCATTCTTTTCCTCCATCATTTGTGCGCCAAACGCCGCCACCAGTGCTTCCCATATAAAATAAATCGGGCTGACCTGGTACTCCAGTAACTGCAGCACTACGCCCACCACGGAAGGGACCAATAAGTCGGTATTCTAGTGCTTCATACGAAGTCTCATCTGGGGTTTGTGCAAAGGTGTCAAGTGATATCGCAAAGCATAACGCCAGGAATAGGTAGCATAATTTTGTCTTCATTTTGATTGTGTTGGTTTTAGCTAAGAAAATTACACAATTCTCTATGAAGTAAGAAGCTAGGATGAATTTTTAACGCTTTCGCGAAAAACTGATTAATCTAAGACCTTGGTCCTGATACTAAGGTCATGTTAATTTCTATAATTTTATTTTTCTAACTAAAAAAAATGATATTTATATCAAAAAGATAATTGAAAAGCAAAAGAATAAGTGGGAGCGAAAAATCTTTTGAATTAAACTATGATTTCATTTCAATAAAATCTTTGAGAAATTCTATCTCATTTAATTCTCTGTTAGGTGTTTTTTTAAGTTTTTTGAGAAGGATTGCATTATCTTTTACTAACTTTTTCAAAAACTTCTTACTTAAAATACTTAATTTTCCAGTATTCATATCTAGAATGCCATTGTATTCGTAGGTGTTACCATTCCCAATATTATAACCTCTATAAATAGCATATTCGTTACTTAAAAAAGTTAATTCAAAATAATTAACATAATTAAAAAAAAGATAATTCTCTCGAGGTATATATACTTTACCATTCTTGCAGACTGCAAAAAGAGATTTATGCTTTTTACCCAAACGAGACTTTTCTTTTTTTGAATTAAATACAAATTTTGCAGCTGGTATTCTTAGAGTTTTCCACAAAGCCAATTTGACTTTTACAGTGTCTCTTTTAAATTCTCCTAAAATTGGCAGACTAGGTTCATTTAATTTGAGTTCGGAGAATGTTTTGAACATACCTTCTTTCCATTCCCTGTTTACATAGCCAGGGTTCTGTGCAATTGTTATTAGTGGTAGCAAAAAAAGAAAGCATAGAGTAACAAGTAAATTTCTCATAATTTAATCTAGTAAGTTTACAAGCAATACAGATATTATAATATTTCAAGACCTTTGCGCTAATTTACAGAGTTTGTTTAGCTATGACAACGATCTGCAATGTTATAATTGAACTTTCACGACCCACCCATCTCGAACAGAGAAATTCTGGCAGTAAGCGTAACATCAATTAGTTACTACAACTAGATTTTTCTTCACATCTCTCCTCAGATAATAACCCGTAACCACTGTAGATAGTACATCTGCAATAGGAAATGCAATCCAAACGCCAAAAACCCCTAAGTAACTAGGTAATATCAATACAAGCGGAATTAAGAAAAAACCTTGTTTTGTAAGACTGAGCAATAGCGCAGGAACAGCCTTACCAATCGCTTGAAAATAGACAGCACCTATTAATTGAATCACAATTACCGGAGTGGCAGCAAAAACCCATCTTAAGGCATCTGGTGTGCGATCCATAAGTATATTGTTATCTGCAATGGCCTGAGCATCTGCATGGCTATCACTTATAAACCACGAGACAAAGAAATCTGGAACCACCATAATAATGATAAAAATGGCGAGCGCTAATCCTCCTGCGTAAATGATAGATGTTTTTATGGTTTCTCGTACTCTGTCATATTGGTCTGCCCCATAATTATAACTAGCAATAGGCATAAAACCTTGTGTAACTCCTATCACAGGAAACAGTGCAAACATTAACATCCTGCTTATAATCCCATAACTTGCGACATCTAGGGCGTCTCCATAATTGATAAGGACATTATTAAGTAAAATAGTAAGCACAGATATCACTCCTTGACGTGCAAGGGTTACTGCGCTAAGTCCTGAAATTTCTGAAACGACTTTGCGTTTTAGCTTCAAACATTCGGCTACGATTCTTAGTTCGCTCTTGAAAATGAAAAACCAAACGATAAACGCAAAACAAATGGCATAGCTAACAAAAGTTGCCCAGGCGGCACCTTCCATCCCATAACCAAGGACATTTATGAGTACATAGTCCATCCCTATATTACCTATAGCAGGAAGAATCATGGCATACATGGCAAATTTGGGTTTACCCTCTGCTCGTATCACATTGTTACCCATCATACACATTGCGAGCATTACAATACCATAAAGGACAATGCGATAATAGGTAAGCGCCATATCTTTAAAGGAGTCATCTGCTCCAAAAAACTCAATGAGCGTATCTTGAAATACGAGCCCTAAAACGGCTAGAAGTCCAGACACCAGAAAAGTAAGGGTAATTTGGTTTCCGAAAACGCGTAGCGCCTTATCATCATCACCAGATCCTAGCGCTCTTGACAGTACAGAACTTCCTCCAATACCTACGGCTAAACCTATGGCTGCAATAAAAAAGGTGACCGGTATAACAACTGTAATCGCACTAATGGCAAGAGGACCTATCCACCTACCTACAAAGATGGTATCTACAATCATATTAAGCGACATCACAAGTATCCCTAT includes:
- a CDS encoding MATE family efflux transporter; its protein translation is MANKNSTALGTEPISKLLVKQAVPASIGILVMSLNMIVDTIFVGRWIGPLAISAITVVIPVTFFIAAIGLAVGIGGSSVLSRALGSGDDDKALRVFGNQITLTFLVSGLLAVLGLVFQDTLIEFFGADDSFKDMALTYYRIVLYGIVMLAMCMMGNNVIRAEGKPKFAMYAMILPAIGNIGMDYVLINVLGYGMEGAAWATFVSYAICFAFIVWFFIFKSELRIVAECLKLKRKVVSEISGLSAVTLARQGVISVLTILLNNVLINYGDALDVASYGIISRMLMFALFPVIGVTQGFMPIASYNYGADQYDRVRETIKTSIIYAGGLALAIFIIIMVVPDFFVSWFISDSHADAQAIADNNILMDRTPDALRWVFAATPVIVIQLIGAVYFQAIGKAVPALLLSLTKQGFFLIPLVLILPSYLGVFGVWIAFPIADVLSTVVTGYYLRRDVKKNLVVVTN
- a CDS encoding WD40/YVTN/BNR-like repeat-containing protein yields the protein MKTKLCYLFLALCFAISLDTFAQTPDETSYEALEYRLIGPFRGGRSAAVTGVPGQPDLFYMGSTGGGVWRTNDGGKEWENISDGFFGGSIGAVEVSKSDPNVIYVGGGEKTLRGNVSSGYGIWKSEDAGKTWIQSGLKESRHVPRIRVHPTNSDIVYAGVLGNIYKPTQERGVYKSTDGGKTWKRTLFSNADSGVVDLIIDPNNPRVLYATTWNARRTPYSLSSGGEGSAVWKSTDSGETWKEISTNDGFAEGILGIMGITVSPANSNRLYAMVENQEEGGLYTSTDAGTTWKKINDERKLRQRAWYYTRLYADTKDENTVYVLNVRYHKSTDGGKTFSTHNAPHGDHHDLWIAPEDPNRMIIGDDGGAQVSYDGGRSWSTYMNQPTAQFYRVTTDNAFPYRIYVAQQDNSTIRIPHRTEGGSITENDWESTAGGESAHIAVDPENNEIVYGGSYDGFLTRVNHEKNTVRSVSVWPDNPMGHGVEDMKYRFQWNFPIIFSKHNPKRLYTFSQSVHVSENEGQSWEVISGDLTTNDPEKMKSSGGPITQDNTSVEYYCTIFAAAESPMKEGLLYVGSDDGLVHVTRNGGQSWENVTPKGMPENMMINSVEPSAFEEGTAYVAGTRYKLGDFAPYLYKTTDYGKSWKKITNGIPAEHFTRVVREDPKQKGLLYAGTETGMYISFDDGKNWKSFQLNLPIVPITDLTIKDDNLIVATQGRSLWIIDDLGMLHQSAFAKAGTNKLFKPKPTYRMGGNGGKSSLTAGTNHPGGVMTYFNLKDFDAKKDTVTLSYMTMAGDTLKSFSTGAKKKGEKLKAKKGGNMFAWNTRTDGAEKLDKMILWWASLDGPKAVPGNYKVSLNVNGEVQTETFEIVANPNAEATVADMQKQHDFISDVNKSVDRAHQSIKKIKKINNQLKSFTTQYKDDERTADLREKAKTMQEEFGKIEKELYQTKNRSGQDPLNFPIKLTNKLGHLNSLVGMGDFGPTDQDIAVKNELTAAINTQLDAFDTMLDAEVTKFNDEFNSLKLDYLFVEDAKE